A genomic segment from Nymphalis io chromosome 15, ilAglIoxx1.1, whole genome shotgun sequence encodes:
- the LOC126773657 gene encoding essential MCU regulator, mitochondrial translates to MAISRLTRLVVQSKNISKHEQALPRRTATTTPTGAILPEPEKTPFGLLSIVCAVVPGLLIGAAISKSIANFLEENELFVPSDDDDDDD, encoded by the coding sequence ATGGCTATTTCTAGATTAACCCGACTTGTGGTACAATCTAAAAATATCTCAAAACATGAACAAGCTTTGCCACGAAGAACAGCAACTACCACACCAACTGGTGCCATACTTCCAGAACCAGAAAAAACACCTTTCGGACTCTTGAGCATTGTTTGTGCTGTCGTACCAGGATTATTGATCGGAGCTGCTATAAGTAAAAGTATTGCGAATTTTCTGGAAGAGAATGAATTGTTTGTTCCTTctgacgacgacgacgacgacgactaa